One Nicotiana sylvestris chromosome 12, ASM39365v2, whole genome shotgun sequence genomic window carries:
- the LOC138882727 gene encoding uncharacterized protein: protein MQTSAGRGRGRFGASGSGGQQNRIYALSSRQDLESSPDVVTGILSVFSIDMYALIDRGSTLSYISPFVASKWDREPELLQKSFEVSTPMGESVVVRRVYRSCDVKIHDRHTLADLHELEMVDFDIIMGMDWLASCYANVDCWTKIVRFNFPSEPIIEWKGDAAAPKGKFISYLKARRMILKGYIYHLVRVHDMEVKSPTLQSVPVVNEFPDELPGLPPEKEIDFAIDMLPDTQPISIPPYRMAPAELKELKAQLKDLLNKGFIRPNTSPWGAPVLFVCKKDGSLRMCIEYRQLNKVTIKNKYPLPRIDDLFDQLQGAKYFSKIDL, encoded by the coding sequence ATGCAGACATCAGCTGGCAGGGGTAGGGGAAGATTTGGAGCTTCTGGTTCAGGAGGTCAGCAGAATCGCATATATGCTTTATCGAGTCGTCAGGATTTAGAGTCATCTCCGGACGTGGTTACAGGTATACTATCCGTCTTTTCTATCGATATGTATGCCTTGATAGATCGTGGTTCTACATTGTCGTATATCTCCCCCTTCGTTGCTAGTAAATGGGACAGAGAGCCTGAATTGTTGCAAAAGTCCTTTGAGGTATCTACGCCAATGGGTGAGTCTGTTGTAGTTAGACGGGTATATCGAAGTTGTGACGTGAAGATTCATGACCGCCATACGTTAGCTGATTTGCATGagctagaaatggttgattttgatatcattatgggtatggattggttggcttcttgttatgCCAATGTAGATTGCTGGACAAAGATTGTTCGTTTTAATTTTCCAAGTGAGCCTATTATTGAATGGAAAGGTGATGCTGCAGCGCCTAAGGgaaagtttatttcttaccttaaagcTCGAAGGATGATTTTGAAAGGGTACATCTATCATTTGGTACGAGTGCATGATATGGAGGTGAAATCTCCAACCCTTCAATCGGTTCCCGTCGTGAATGAATTTCCTGATGAACTTCCTGGTCTTCCTCCAGAAAAAGAAATCGACTTTGCTATTGATATGCTTCCAGatactcaaccaatatctattcctccatacagaatggctcctgccgagttaaaagaattgaaagcCCAGTTGAAGGATCTTTTGAATAAGGGCTTTATCAGGCCCAACACATCTccctggggtgcaccagtgttgtttgtttgTAAGAAGGATGGTTcgttaagaatgtgtattgaATATCGCCAGCTCAACAAAgtgactatcaagaacaagtaccctttacccagaattgatgatttgtttgatcagttgcaaggtgccaaatatttctcaaagattgaccttTGA